In the genome of Fulvivirga maritima, one region contains:
- a CDS encoding SH3 domain-containing protein, with protein sequence MNLRSGPGTSYKSVTIIPKGDTVECLSDTTQYWIHLRYKNIEGFSAIRYLKRLPIVDIKEPPKKERAANRAAIYILLIVGVIIIVIRRKKKI encoded by the coding sequence TTGAATTTAAGAAGTGGTCCAGGAACCTCTTATAAATCGGTTACTATTATTCCAAAAGGAGATACAGTAGAATGTTTAAGTGATACTACTCAATATTGGATTCACCTAAGGTATAAGAATATTGAAGGTTTTTCTGCGATCAGGTATTTAAAGAGACTTCCAATTGTTGATATTAAAGAACCTCCAAAAAAGGAAAGAGCTGCAAATAGAGCTGCAATATATATACTGCTGATAGTTGGGGTGATAATTATAGTTATCCGAAGAAAAAAGAAAATCTAA
- a CDS encoding site-specific integrase, with protein sequence MRSQSTFGFSFYVKKYKKISGQVPIYVRITVNGHSVDMSIKLKVHLEDWDAVKSRVRKSGNGSDILNSYLGTLRNRLYECIEELEKGRKIITADAIKNRYTGQDQQRNTLLQLVEYHNREMSYELKEGTMKNYRSTERYIRRFLKSRLRVKDIYLEELNYGFIKSFERYVRNNPLQSHLPCTQNGTMKHMERLCKMMNLALREESITKNPFIKYQLKFRKTERCYLNHDELQHVESVKLTKDRLVLVRDVFVFACYTGLSYIDTLNLSTDNIIKGVDNELWITGRRQKSDKLFSVPLLPKALSILKKYKHRNDLPMKGEGKCLPVYSNQKTNQYLKELAVLCGINKNLTFHTARHTFATTITLANDIPIETVSEMLGHTKLSTTQIYAKVIKQKISRDMAGLREKLR encoded by the coding sequence ATGAGGAGTCAGTCAACATTTGGTTTTTCTTTTTATGTTAAGAAGTATAAGAAAATAAGCGGTCAGGTGCCTATTTATGTGCGTATTACGGTTAATGGACACTCTGTGGATATGTCTATCAAGCTCAAGGTACATCTGGAAGATTGGGATGCTGTGAAGTCCCGAGTGCGTAAATCTGGCAATGGGAGCGATATTTTAAATAGCTATTTAGGTACCCTGCGTAATAGATTATATGAATGTATAGAAGAGCTGGAAAAGGGGCGAAAGATAATTACAGCAGATGCCATTAAAAACAGGTATACCGGGCAGGATCAGCAGCGTAATACCTTACTTCAACTTGTAGAATATCATAATCGGGAAATGAGCTATGAGCTTAAGGAAGGCACTATGAAGAACTATCGGAGTACTGAAAGGTATATTCGTAGATTTCTTAAATCCAGACTTAGAGTAAAGGATATCTACCTGGAAGAGTTGAATTATGGTTTTATTAAATCCTTTGAAAGGTATGTCAGAAATAATCCTTTGCAATCGCACTTACCCTGTACGCAGAATGGCACAATGAAGCATATGGAAAGGTTGTGTAAAATGATGAATCTGGCCTTACGGGAAGAGTCGATAACTAAAAACCCGTTTATTAAATACCAACTGAAATTTAGGAAGACAGAAAGATGCTACTTAAATCATGATGAACTGCAGCATGTAGAAAGTGTAAAGCTGACTAAAGATAGGTTGGTGTTAGTAAGAGATGTGTTTGTTTTTGCCTGTTATACCGGGTTGTCATATATAGATACCTTGAATTTATCGACAGATAATATTATTAAAGGAGTGGATAATGAATTGTGGATTACAGGTAGACGCCAAAAGTCTGATAAGCTATTTTCAGTACCGCTTTTGCCAAAAGCATTAAGTATTTTAAAGAAGTATAAACACCGCAATGATTTGCCTATGAAAGGTGAAGGCAAATGCCTGCCAGTATATTCCAATCAAAAGACTAATCAATATTTAAAGGAACTGGCTGTACTTTGCGGAATTAATAAAAATCTCACCTTCCACACTGCCAGGCACACCTTTGCAACTACTATAACCTTAGCAAATGATATCCCCATAGAAACCGTGAGTGAAATGCTTGGCCACACGAAATTGAGTACCACACAAATTTATGCTAAAGTTATAAAGCAAAAGATCAGTAGGGATATGGCGGGGTTGAGGGAGAAGCTTAGGTAG
- a CDS encoding tellurite resistance TerB C-terminal domain-containing protein, whose translation MAADDHRKSYNQQSKTHVKKISKGKIGSDSSIIDVNKEQLDLAIDYKSKSKVPHWRKKNINNCDVIKEATAEQKKFYQYLRRAVLNGQFIDIESNSNYAFILLYDLYDSYKDHKDLKQLERQFKLLEKICPELGKHAFFLLNNQREIVEIGRVKCKSQNVDGTNVSDFYLGSAESKDVNRNKINFSKVPHWSDSYVYSFEEIEHATKAQKEFYEYFKGEVIKGQFVDIEGNTNYAFVLYFDFLNEYQSHSDIDLLESQFKLIGKICPKTRFYSLGSLRREWGKLETRKAKDKLEQYEDPNYLYDNGYSDYNPDMYKLGNVYKKKLGLKPREVKWLNKFNNPSNTFNSIEGCCIAIIESYISVLNRINEKKEIDEVLKSIFDKVISIEKFKFSNYSEEFDRKSAFNQFQESFYLTIFKKIENMVRECYGHKRLLNIPEFHPYSQATIKLIENTLGEQLYLSMQDVTGNIASPNIDTQIELNALNVNRWGAELELAKLTFNIQDLTVFKDKLDYLEMSNLKNSKIEAIFLEAAKFLTKHDHIEALRNYTKYVYYNTISSYKKKDIPNQLKKIISDSDKLIDYESILRELAKSMMLDESLEAVNDLFTPKRKKISLDKSEIDSVRKKHEGTVCLLNKYLETEDESSQELKLIETPDKSNEPESTSNSLFKKEIGLSSIHEGLIKKIVENDFIIRQSEVDVYASQNSLFKNQLIDAINEACEGFLEGEPLIEEEDDSYIIEQSYYEEILE comes from the coding sequence ATGGCAGCAGATGATCATCGGAAAAGTTATAATCAACAGTCTAAAACTCATGTCAAAAAAATAAGTAAGGGGAAGATTGGATCAGATTCGTCCATTATTGACGTGAATAAAGAGCAATTGGATTTAGCTATAGATTATAAGAGTAAATCTAAAGTGCCACATTGGAGGAAGAAAAATATTAACAACTGTGATGTAATCAAGGAGGCAACTGCTGAACAAAAGAAATTTTACCAATATCTAAGAAGGGCAGTGCTCAATGGCCAATTTATTGATATCGAAAGCAATTCAAACTATGCCTTTATTTTGCTTTACGATTTATATGACAGTTACAAAGATCATAAAGATTTAAAGCAGTTAGAAAGGCAGTTTAAGCTACTAGAAAAGATCTGCCCAGAACTCGGGAAACATGCGTTTTTCTTATTGAATAATCAGAGGGAAATAGTAGAGATTGGGAGAGTGAAATGCAAGAGCCAAAATGTCGATGGGACAAATGTTTCTGACTTTTATTTAGGTTCAGCTGAATCAAAGGATGTTAATAGAAATAAAATTAATTTTTCCAAAGTGCCTCACTGGAGTGATTCCTATGTTTATTCATTTGAGGAGATTGAGCATGCCACAAAAGCTCAGAAGGAATTCTACGAATATTTTAAAGGCGAGGTGATAAAAGGTCAATTCGTTGATATTGAAGGTAATACAAACTATGCTTTTGTGCTGTACTTTGATTTTTTGAATGAGTATCAGTCTCATTCCGATATAGACTTGTTAGAAAGTCAGTTTAAATTAATAGGAAAGATCTGTCCAAAGACAAGGTTTTATTCTTTAGGTTCTTTAAGAAGGGAATGGGGAAAACTGGAAACTCGGAAGGCTAAGGATAAGCTAGAGCAATATGAGGATCCAAATTATCTTTATGATAATGGGTATTCTGATTATAACCCAGATATGTATAAATTGGGTAATGTATACAAAAAAAAGCTAGGATTAAAGCCGAGAGAAGTAAAGTGGCTCAATAAATTCAATAACCCATCAAATACTTTTAACTCTATAGAAGGTTGTTGTATTGCAATCATTGAGAGTTATATATCTGTTCTTAATCGGATCAATGAGAAAAAAGAAATTGATGAAGTGTTGAAAAGTATTTTTGATAAAGTTATCAGTATTGAAAAATTTAAGTTTTCAAATTACTCTGAAGAATTTGATCGAAAATCGGCATTTAATCAGTTTCAAGAGAGCTTTTATTTAACAATATTCAAGAAGATAGAAAATATGGTCCGGGAGTGCTATGGACATAAAAGGCTATTAAATATACCTGAATTTCATCCTTACTCCCAGGCAACTATTAAGTTAATAGAAAATACCTTAGGCGAGCAACTTTATTTATCTATGCAAGATGTTACAGGTAACATTGCTTCCCCAAATATAGATACACAGATTGAACTTAATGCTCTGAATGTTAATAGATGGGGTGCCGAATTGGAATTAGCAAAACTTACTTTTAACATACAGGATCTTACTGTTTTTAAGGATAAGCTTGATTATTTAGAAATGAGTAATCTAAAGAATTCCAAAATAGAAGCAATATTTTTAGAGGCGGCCAAATTTCTCACAAAACATGACCACATTGAGGCCTTGAGAAATTACACAAAATATGTTTACTACAATACAATTTCATCATACAAGAAGAAGGATATCCCAAATCAGCTAAAGAAGATAATTTCCGATAGTGATAAACTTATCGATTATGAATCAATCTTAAGAGAATTAGCCAAGTCTATGATGCTTGATGAATCTCTGGAGGCAGTAAATGACTTATTCACTCCAAAGAGGAAGAAGATCAGTTTGGACAAGTCTGAAATAGATAGTGTAAGAAAGAAGCACGAAGGAACCGTGTGTTTATTGAACAAATACCTAGAGACAGAAGATGAATCAAGTCAGGAGCTAAAACTGATCGAAACTCCAGATAAGTCAAATGAACCTGAATCGACATCAAATAGCCTTTTCAAAAAGGAGATTGGACTGTCGTCTATACATGAAGGACTCATTAAGAAGATTGTAGAAAATGACTTTATCATTCGGCAATCAGAGGTAGATGTGTATGCATCTCAAAATTCATTATTTAAGAATCAATTAATTGACGCTATCAACGAGGCTTGCGAAGGGTTTTTGGAGGGTGAGCCTTTAATTGAAGAAGAGGATGATTCATACATAATTGAGCAGTCTTATTACGAGGAAATATTAGAGTAA
- a CDS encoding helix-turn-helix domain-containing protein, translating to MSKNQEYINAFGKHLKKLREQKGLTQEELSNRSGQAFSQIGRFERGVRSPTLSTLIAIANGLDVHPKKLLDFDF from the coding sequence GTGTCGAAAAATCAGGAATACATAAACGCATTTGGCAAGCACCTTAAAAAACTAAGAGAGCAAAAAGGTCTTACCCAAGAAGAATTATCTAATCGATCTGGCCAAGCATTTAGCCAAATAGGGCGTTTTGAAAGAGGAGTACGTAGCCCAACACTTAGCACATTAATTGCCATAGCCAATGGGCTGGATGTTCACCCAAAAAAGCTATTGGACTTCGATTTTTAA
- the istB gene encoding IS21-like element helper ATPase IstB encodes MNNNQTIEKLKSMRLSAMAELHRQQLSSNAYQKCTPDEYLALLTESEWEDRQNKKITRLMKKATFKQQADMDEIIFSENRNLDKNMFNRLSSLQFIKQSENIIITGASGVGKSFMSQAIGRQACLMGYSTIYQVTARLFNKMKLAKVDGTYIKELKRITSAQLLILDDFGLQSMDNIAREVLMDIIDDRHGKTSTIISSQIPVSAWYDIIGEGTIADAILDRLVNSSHRIDLKGESLRKGMLKH; translated from the coding sequence ATGAACAATAATCAAACAATAGAAAAACTAAAATCCATGAGGCTATCTGCGATGGCTGAACTGCACAGACAACAACTCAGCAGCAATGCTTATCAAAAATGCACCCCAGATGAATATCTGGCCTTACTCACTGAAAGTGAATGGGAAGACAGGCAGAATAAGAAGATTACACGGCTGATGAAAAAGGCCACCTTCAAGCAGCAGGCAGACATGGATGAAATAATCTTCTCTGAAAATAGGAATCTGGATAAAAACATGTTCAACAGGTTGTCCTCCTTACAGTTCATCAAGCAAAGTGAAAACATCATTATTACAGGTGCTTCAGGAGTAGGCAAAAGCTTTATGAGTCAGGCCATAGGCAGACAAGCTTGTCTGATGGGCTATAGCACCATCTATCAGGTAACAGCTCGCCTGTTCAACAAAATGAAACTCGCCAAAGTAGATGGCACCTATATCAAAGAACTTAAAAGAATTACCTCTGCCCAACTCTTAATACTAGATGATTTTGGTTTACAAAGCATGGACAATATTGCAAGAGAAGTACTTATGGATATTATCGATGATCGTCATGGAAAAACTTCAACTATAATCTCCTCTCAAATACCAGTATCAGCCTGGTATGATATTATTGGTGAAGGCACTATTGCTGATGCCATATTAGACAGGCTCGTTAACTCTTCTCATAGAATAGATCTCAAAGGAGAATCTTTGAGAAAAGGTATGTTGAAACATTAA
- a CDS encoding ATP-binding protein has translation MSLKIKSKEATAIINSLSGGVVPRIGVQHITVGRALEIEALTEALDDVKNGHSMMKFWIGDFGSGKSFMLHLINTVAIKQKFVVTNADFTPDNRLYSNDGKALVLYSSIMDNIAIQTKPEGGALPTLLDKWIEQVVSKVAIDNNIPITEIRDEKHFGLIQTSIMETVKEVTESGGFDFGVVVIKYYEGYIKDDDILRRNALKWLKGEYTTKTEARQDLGVREIVNDINYYDMLKNFSRLFVSMGYSGFMINLDEAINLYKISTSTTREKNYEKILTIFNDCFQGKVSNLFINIAGTKEFLENSRRGLFSYDALKTRLETNKYETSTYRDLAQPVLRLTPLDHNEIFVLLNKLKGIFDINYGVNIDINDSDIHQFMEEMFNKPGADEFLTPREVIRDFLNILSILRQNPGANKASLISEIEINDERPNESSVDNIEEL, from the coding sequence ATGTCACTAAAGATTAAATCAAAAGAAGCAACAGCAATTATTAATTCACTTTCAGGTGGTGTAGTTCCCAGAATTGGAGTTCAACACATTACTGTGGGTCGAGCATTAGAAATAGAAGCTCTTACAGAAGCATTGGATGATGTAAAGAATGGTCATAGCATGATGAAATTCTGGATTGGGGACTTTGGGTCTGGAAAGAGTTTCATGTTGCATTTAATTAATACGGTTGCTATCAAGCAAAAATTTGTAGTCACGAATGCTGATTTTACTCCTGATAATCGACTTTATTCTAATGATGGTAAAGCCCTGGTGCTATATAGCTCCATCATGGATAATATAGCGATACAGACAAAGCCTGAGGGCGGAGCTTTGCCCACTTTGCTTGATAAATGGATAGAGCAAGTTGTATCCAAAGTCGCAATTGATAATAACATCCCAATAACAGAAATAAGAGATGAGAAGCATTTCGGCTTGATACAAACCTCTATAATGGAGACCGTAAAAGAGGTTACTGAATCTGGGGGGTTTGACTTTGGTGTAGTAGTTATAAAATACTATGAAGGTTATATAAAAGATGATGACATTCTTAGGCGAAATGCGCTGAAGTGGCTTAAGGGAGAATATACTACAAAGACGGAAGCCCGTCAGGATTTAGGTGTTCGTGAGATAGTAAATGATATTAACTATTATGACATGCTAAAGAACTTCAGTAGGCTGTTTGTTAGCATGGGGTATAGTGGATTTATGATTAATCTAGATGAGGCAATTAATCTTTATAAAATTTCAACATCAACAACTAGGGAAAAGAATTACGAAAAGATTCTGACCATTTTCAATGATTGTTTTCAGGGGAAAGTCTCAAATCTGTTCATCAATATAGCTGGAACCAAAGAGTTTTTAGAAAACTCAAGAAGAGGGCTTTTTAGTTATGATGCTCTTAAAACAAGGTTAGAAACAAACAAGTATGAGACATCAACCTACCGAGATTTGGCGCAACCCGTTCTTAGACTTACACCGCTGGATCATAATGAGATTTTTGTCCTACTGAATAAGCTGAAAGGGATCTTTGATATTAACTATGGAGTTAACATTGATATTAATGATTCTGATATCCATCAATTCATGGAAGAAATGTTTAACAAGCCTGGAGCTGACGAATTTCTAACTCCAAGAGAAGTAATAAGGGATTTTCTTAACATTCTCAGTATTCTTAGACAGAATCCTGGTGCAAATAAAGCTTCCTTGATTTCAGAAATTGAAATTAATGATGAAAGGCCAAATGAAAGTTCTGTCGATAATATAGAAGAGCTTTAA
- a CDS encoding HEPN domain-containing protein has product MSEGELKYCSDCQPLIAYISQVVQPDAVYWLGGLAHEQKSQTIFSSSRIASSFSKEYFVLILIPENDGKSTYEWEDIIETHCKPSVSITCIVLQTHTFEQWLQAGYTFAVKVCQQGELIYNQYYPQLNNTHNSKCTDENEINAFYKLGLSKAKEFLKTAELCSLCQQNTLAVFMLHQSTEQGLTALLKSGVGYHRRTHNLGRLIRLSYLITSKTQQIFPQDSEQDKRLFKLLQNAYSDARYKRNYKVSNADLSVLLDRVKSLVELLCRDF; this is encoded by the coding sequence ATGAGCGAGGGAGAGTTAAAATATTGTTCTGATTGTCAACCGCTAATTGCATATATATCACAAGTGGTACAGCCGGATGCTGTTTATTGGTTAGGTGGTTTAGCGCATGAGCAGAAGAGTCAGACCATTTTTAGTTCTTCCAGGATAGCTTCCAGCTTTTCAAAGGAATATTTTGTTTTAATCTTAATTCCTGAAAACGACGGTAAAAGCACGTATGAGTGGGAAGATATTATTGAAACACATTGTAAGCCTAGTGTTTCAATAACCTGTATAGTACTACAAACTCATACTTTTGAGCAGTGGCTACAGGCAGGGTATACCTTTGCTGTAAAGGTTTGCCAGCAAGGGGAACTCATTTATAATCAGTACTACCCCCAACTTAATAATACACATAATTCAAAGTGTACCGATGAAAATGAAATCAACGCATTTTATAAGTTGGGTCTATCTAAGGCCAAAGAATTCTTAAAGACGGCAGAGCTTTGTAGCTTATGTCAGCAAAACACTTTAGCTGTATTTATGCTACATCAATCTACGGAGCAAGGACTAACGGCATTACTTAAGTCAGGTGTAGGCTATCATCGTCGTACGCATAATCTGGGTAGACTAATTCGGTTATCATACTTGATTACCAGCAAGACCCAACAGATCTTTCCTCAAGATTCTGAACAAGATAAACGGCTATTCAAGCTTTTACAAAATGCTTATTCTGATGCAAGGTATAAGAGAAATTATAAGGTTAGTAATGCAGATTTATCAGTACTGTTAGATCGGGTAAAATCTTTGGTGGAGCTATTATGTAGAGACTTTTAA
- the istA gene encoding IS21 family transposase: MDLKQIINLHLRGLSNRQIALTLGVNRNTVNHYLRSLQSSDQPMEALLQLDTDALEELFSSKTTINNDRYAVLMRFFETMHPQRHHPGFTLQYHYQLYAEQTQDSYSYTQFTTHYQRKYKQAKGSMKLEHKAGKELYVDFAGKKLEVVDPSTGEVSQVEVFVATLPFSQYTYVEACKSQKREDFIQCLNNALRFFGGVPVAIVSDNLKSAVTRSSKYEAVINKTFKDFAHHYGCAINPTRSYAPQDKALVENAVQLAYQRIYYPMRKMTFFSIEALNEEIQHHLKGYNNVLFQRKEASRKELFQSVESSLLKSLPQSTYQVKEYARAKVQKMGYVYFSADKTYYSVPYRYIGSQTQIQYTSKHVEVYYKSQRIALHNRVMSKGAYITNKNHLSSTHRAYSQWSPQYFSDQGGKIGVNVKLFMTGLFLQGDYPEINYKRAMGILMLAKNYGHERVDKACLRAVHHDTYSYQRLKNILSNNMDEHEIEQENHQSHIPSHKNIRGANHYQ; the protein is encoded by the coding sequence ATGGACTTAAAACAAATTATCAATCTTCATTTGAGAGGGCTGAGCAATCGGCAAATTGCTTTGACCCTGGGTGTGAATAGAAACACTGTTAACCATTATTTGCGATCACTTCAGTCAAGCGATCAGCCCATGGAAGCATTGCTACAGTTGGATACTGATGCTTTAGAAGAGCTATTTTCGTCTAAGACAACCATAAACAATGATCGTTATGCGGTTTTAATGCGTTTTTTTGAGACCATGCACCCACAGCGTCATCACCCTGGCTTTACCCTTCAGTACCACTACCAGTTGTATGCTGAGCAAACTCAGGATAGTTACAGTTACACTCAGTTTACCACCCATTATCAGCGTAAGTACAAACAGGCCAAAGGTTCTATGAAGTTAGAGCACAAGGCAGGAAAAGAGCTTTATGTTGATTTTGCAGGTAAGAAATTAGAAGTAGTAGATCCATCTACAGGAGAAGTAAGCCAGGTAGAAGTTTTTGTGGCCACACTTCCTTTTAGTCAGTATACTTATGTGGAAGCATGTAAAAGTCAAAAAAGGGAGGACTTTATTCAATGCCTCAATAATGCACTCCGCTTCTTTGGAGGAGTACCTGTAGCCATCGTGTCAGACAACCTTAAATCGGCAGTTACCCGATCCAGTAAGTATGAGGCGGTTATTAATAAAACTTTCAAAGACTTCGCTCATCACTATGGGTGTGCCATAAACCCTACACGTAGTTATGCCCCACAAGATAAAGCACTGGTAGAAAATGCTGTTCAGCTGGCCTATCAGCGCATTTATTACCCTATGCGTAAAATGACTTTCTTCTCTATTGAAGCGCTTAATGAAGAGATCCAGCATCATCTTAAGGGCTATAATAATGTGCTTTTTCAAAGAAAAGAAGCTTCCAGAAAAGAGCTGTTCCAATCCGTAGAATCATCCCTTCTAAAAAGCTTACCCCAAAGTACTTATCAGGTTAAAGAATACGCCAGAGCCAAGGTACAGAAGATGGGATATGTATACTTCTCGGCTGACAAGACTTATTATAGCGTTCCCTATCGCTACATTGGCTCTCAAACTCAGATACAGTACACCTCCAAACATGTTGAAGTATACTACAAAAGCCAACGCATTGCGCTGCATAATAGAGTAATGAGTAAGGGTGCTTATATTACTAATAAGAATCACCTCTCCAGTACACACCGTGCTTATAGCCAATGGAGTCCCCAGTATTTTTCTGATCAGGGAGGTAAAATAGGTGTAAATGTAAAGCTGTTTATGACAGGTTTATTCCTGCAGGGTGACTATCCTGAGATTAACTACAAAAGAGCCATGGGCATTTTAATGCTGGCCAAAAACTATGGCCATGAGCGTGTAGATAAAGCCTGCCTAAGGGCTGTTCATCATGACACATACAGCTATCAAAGGCTCAAAAATATACTCAGTAATAATATGGACGAGCATGAAATAGAACAAGAAAATCATCAATCACATATCCCTTCTCACAAAAACATCAGAGGGGCTAACCATTACCAGTAA
- a CDS encoding DEAD/DEAH box helicase, whose product MSYQLLSEPIRKFIRNKRWENLRPIQAAAISRIIETDNNYVLASRTSSGKTEAAFLPILSKVDFNRPGVQILYISPLIALINDQFFRIEELCENLEISVTKWHGEAKKSLKNQLLKNPNGVLLITPESIEAMFVNAPYNVSSLLGNLHYIVIDEIHSFLGVDRGLQLMSLLSRIQRLNKERIITIGLSATIGDENYYSAKLLIGDVDRTKILIDRTKKDTEVSFKYFKSESVELPLSLLKELYKETSVSKALIFPNSRGRVEEIAVKLLKISSKVGGHRNYFAHHSSVDKEIRESIERFAKEKEHFNFCITCTSTLELGIDIGTIDKVVQVDSTHSVASLVQRVGRSGRREGEMSLLSLYATNEWSLLQSLACWKLYQEDFLEPIKIIQRPYDILFHQMLSIVKQLSGCSKKELNDHLRSNPTFEHISSEDIDDLINQSIKSDYLESFERELIIGVTGEFIVNSREFYSVFSTELNFKVTHSGKVIGNIPYSPQVKKDENILLAASIWKIKDVDIKGAKIIVVPAKDGKKPKFFGRTGSIHKRVRAEMLRILMNSEGYEYLNVESHDEIDKLRADFNGFNIKDFEYDRPVIEKEGKLEVYTFTGSEINNTIVFLFKCFNCELHIDDSKSLIEVPETLDRFGEVLAQVIKLTQDEIHDYIIDELKANEGLIGFYKWGKYLPLEYQAYLLREKMFDFEGVFDLLTKINLCENEI is encoded by the coding sequence ATGTCTTATCAACTACTTTCTGAACCGATTCGCAAATTCATTCGTAATAAGCGCTGGGAAAATTTGCGTCCTATTCAAGCAGCGGCAATTTCACGAATTATTGAGACTGATAATAATTATGTTCTCGCCTCTAGAACATCTTCAGGTAAAACAGAGGCAGCATTTCTTCCCATTCTTTCTAAGGTAGATTTTAATAGACCTGGTGTTCAGATACTCTATATCTCACCATTGATAGCTTTGATCAATGATCAATTTTTTAGAATAGAGGAACTTTGTGAAAATCTCGAGATATCGGTTACAAAATGGCATGGTGAAGCCAAAAAGTCTTTGAAAAATCAACTGCTAAAGAATCCTAATGGAGTATTGTTGATTACTCCGGAGTCAATAGAAGCCATGTTTGTAAATGCGCCATACAATGTCAGCTCTTTACTGGGGAATTTGCATTATATAGTGATTGATGAAATTCATTCCTTTTTAGGTGTTGATAGAGGTCTACAACTAATGTCTTTGTTGTCGAGGATTCAGCGATTGAACAAAGAAAGGATTATAACCATAGGCTTGTCGGCAACTATAGGGGATGAAAACTATTATTCTGCAAAACTTCTGATTGGGGATGTAGATCGTACCAAAATACTAATTGATAGGACAAAAAAGGACACGGAGGTTTCATTCAAATATTTCAAATCAGAATCCGTGGAGCTTCCCCTTTCATTATTGAAAGAACTTTACAAAGAAACAAGTGTCAGCAAGGCATTAATATTCCCTAATAGTCGGGGTAGAGTAGAGGAAATTGCGGTCAAGCTTTTGAAAATCTCATCTAAGGTTGGTGGGCATAGGAACTACTTTGCACATCATTCATCAGTAGACAAAGAAATACGTGAAAGTATCGAGCGCTTTGCCAAAGAGAAAGAGCATTTCAATTTTTGTATTACATGTACTTCAACCCTTGAGCTTGGTATAGATATCGGAACAATTGATAAGGTGGTTCAAGTTGATTCGACTCACTCCGTTGCATCACTAGTACAGAGAGTTGGGCGTAGTGGTAGAAGAGAAGGGGAAATGAGCCTTTTAAGTCTATATGCTACAAATGAATGGAGTCTATTGCAGTCACTAGCATGTTGGAAATTGTATCAAGAAGACTTTCTTGAGCCAATAAAGATCATTCAGAGGCCTTATGATATACTCTTTCATCAAATGTTGTCCATCGTTAAGCAGTTGTCTGGATGTTCTAAGAAAGAACTTAATGATCACTTAAGAAGCAACCCCACTTTTGAGCATATTTCTAGTGAAGATATAGATGATTTAATTAATCAATCCATAAAATCAGATTACCTGGAATCTTTTGAGAGAGAGTTGATAATCGGAGTGACTGGAGAATTTATAGTTAACTCAAGGGAGTTTTATAGTGTCTTTTCAACAGAGCTTAACTTTAAAGTTACTCACTCAGGAAAGGTGATAGGAAATATTCCTTACTCCCCTCAAGTTAAAAAAGATGAGAATATTCTGCTTGCAGCTTCTATTTGGAAGATAAAGGATGTAGATATCAAAGGGGCCAAGATTATTGTAGTTCCAGCTAAAGATGGGAAGAAACCTAAGTTTTTTGGTAGAACTGGAAGTATTCATAAAAGAGTTCGTGCAGAGATGCTAAGAATCTTGATGAATTCAGAAGGATATGAGTATCTCAATGTAGAAAGTCACGACGAAATAGATAAGTTAAGGGCCGATTTCAATGGGTTCAATATTAAGGATTTTGAATATGATCGTCCAGTGATCGAGAAAGAAGGAAAACTAGAGGTTTATACATTCACTGGTTCTGAAATCAATAATACAATCGTTTTTCTTTTTAAATGTTTTAACTGTGAACTGCACATTGATGATAGCAAAAGCTTAATTGAGGTTCCGGAAACATTGGATAGGTTTGGGGAAGTTTTGGCTCAGGTTATAAAGCTAACACAGGATGAAATTCATGATTATATCATTGATGAGCTAAAGGCAAATGAGGGATTAATTGGCTTTTATAAGTGGGGAAAATATTTGCCCTTAGAGTATCAGGCTTATCTTTTAAGAGAGAAAATGTTTGATTTTGAGGGGGTATTTGACCTGCTAACGAAAATAAACTTATGTGAAAACGAAATATAG